From the genome of Triticum aestivum cultivar Chinese Spring chromosome 3B, IWGSC CS RefSeq v2.1, whole genome shotgun sequence, one region includes:
- the LOC123067380 gene encoding momilactone A synthase-like translates to MFKAVQLVLRETSRVHGLTASGFVNGFSTAPNSQRLAGKVAVITGAASGIGKVTAMEFIRNGAKVIIADVQDDLGRSVAAEVGPGVAYLRCDVSDEAQIAAAVDHAVERHGHLDILYSNAGMSGSVTQTAVGALDLADFDRVMAVNARSAVACIKHGVRVMAPRRRGSILCTASVMGVLTFGAPALAYAISKATVIAAVRAAAGPLARDGVRVNAISPHALVTPLTLRSMAEMCPGMDEAALRRVVETDWSELDGAVLEAEDVARAALYLASDEAKFVTGHNLLVDGGFTAHKAVGMPSVAR, encoded by the exons ATGTTCAAAGCCGTGCAGCTCGTTCTCAGGGAGACGAGCAGAGTTCATGGGTTGACGGCGTCAGGTTTCGTCAATGGCTTCTCCACGGCTCCGAACTCTCAAAG GTTAGCTGGTAAGGTGGCGGTGATCACCGGCGCCGCGAGCGGCATTGGCAAGGTGACGGCCATGGAGTTCATCAGGAACGGCGCCAAGGTCATCATCGCCGACGTGCAGGACGACCTGGGCCGCTCGGTTGCCGCGGAGGTTGGCCCGGGCGTGGCCTACCTCCGTTGCGACGTCTCCGATGAGGCGCAGATCGCCGCGGCAGTGGACCATGCCGTGGAGCGGCATGGACACCTGGACATCCTCTACAGCAACGCTGGCATGTCCGGGTCCGTGACGCAGACCGCCGTGGGCGCCCTGGACCTCGCCGACTTCGACCGCGTGATGGCGGTGAACGCGCGTTCGGCGGTCGCGTGCATCAAGCACGGCGTGCGCGTCATGGCACCGCGCCGCCGCGGCAGCATCCTCTGCACGGCCAGCGTCATGGGCGTGCTCACCTTCGGCGCCCCGGCCCTCGCGTACGCCATCTCTAAGGCCACCGTCATTGCCGCGGTGCGCGCGGCCGCGGGACCTCTGGCGCGGGATGGCGTGCGGGTGAACGCCATCTCGCCGCACGCCCTCGTGACGCCGCTGACGTTGCGGTCGATGGCAGAGATGTGCCCCGGCATGGACGAGGCGGCGCTGAGGCGGGTGGTGGAGACGGACTGGAGCGAGCTGGACGGGGCCGTGCTGGAAGCGGAGGACGTGGCGAGGGCGGCGCTGTACCTGGCGTCGGACGAGGCCAAGTTCGTCACCGGGCACAACCTGCTCGTCGACGGCGGGTTCACCGCGCACAAGGCTGTCGGCATGCCGTCCGTGGCGCGTTGA